ATCTACGCGATTGGTGATTGCATTCCAACAATTCAGCTTGCGCACGTTGCGATGGAAGAAGGAACGATTGCAGCCAACCATATTGCCGGAAAAGTGGCTGAAAAACTTGACTACGACTTAGTTCCCCGCTGTATCTATACTTCTACAGAAATCGCAAGTGTCGGTATCACAGAAGAACAAGCAAAAGAACGTGGTTATGAAGTGAAAAAAGGCAAATTTTTCTTCCGTGGCATCGGGAAAGCGCTCGTTTACGGAGAGTCAGATGGCTTCATTAAACTTATTGCAGATAAAAAAACAGACGATATCCTAGGCGTTAGCATGATTGGACCGCACGTGACGGACATGATTAGCGAAGCCGCTTTAGCCCAAGTTTTAAATGCAACGCCGTGGGAAGTGGGTAACACCATTCACCCGCACCCAACTTTATCAGAAAGTTTTAGAGAAGCTGCCCTTGCTGTGGATGGCAATGCAATTCACGGTTAATACAGCTTTAAAGGAGGAACAAAAATGACTTTAAAAGAAGCAGGTTTAACAGAAGATAAATTAATTAAAATGTATGAAACGATGCTAATGGCAAGAAGACTGGATGAACGTATGTGGTTGCTGAACCGTTCTGGGAAAATTCCTTTTACTATTTCTGGACAAGGACAAGAAACGGCACAAATTGGCGCTGCGTTTGCCTTTGATTTAGATAAAGATTATGCATTACCATATTACCGTGATTTAGCAGTGGTTCTAGCATTCGGGATGACAGCGAAAGATATTATGTTATCCGCGTTCGCTAAAGCGGAAGATCCAAACTCTGGCGGACGACAAATGCCAGCCCACTTTGGTCAAAAAGAAAACCGCATTGTCACTCAAAGTTCGCCTGTAACTACCCAGTTCCCGCATGCAACAGGGATTGGACTTGCAGCGAAAATGGCTGGTGATGAGATTGCGATATATGCTTCAACCGGTGAAGGATCTTCTAACCAAGGCGATTTCCACGAAGGAATCAACTTTGCATCTGTACATAAGTTGCCAGTTGTTTTCGTGATTCACAATAACCAATATGCTATTTCCGTTCCAGCATCGAAACAATATGCCGCTGAAAAACTATCCGACCGAGCAATTGGTTACGGCATCCCTGGTGAACGTGTAGATGGAACGAATATGGGAGAAGTATACGCGGCATTTAAACGTGCAGCAGATCGTGCAAGAAACGGCGAGGGACCTACTTTAATTGAAACAGTTTCTTACCGCTTCACACCACACTCCTCCGATGATGACGATAGTAGTTATCGTTCCAGAGAAGAAGTTGACGAAGCAAAAGGAAAAGATCCACTGAAAATTTTCCAAGCAGAATTACTGGAAGAAGGTTACTTAACAGAAGAAAAAATCGCTGAAATCGAAAAAAACATTGCGAAAGAAGTTAACGAAGCAACCGATTATGCGGAAAGTGCAGCATACGCTGAACCAGAATCATCTTTACTTTATGTATATGATGAAGAAGCGAATA
The sequence above is drawn from the Listeria monocytogenes genome and encodes:
- a CDS encoding thiamine pyrophosphate-dependent dehydrogenase E1 component subunit alpha, with translation MTLKEAGLTEDKLIKMYETMLMARRLDERMWLLNRSGKIPFTISGQGQETAQIGAAFAFDLDKDYALPYYRDLAVVLAFGMTAKDIMLSAFAKAEDPNSGGRQMPAHFGQKENRIVTQSSPVTTQFPHATGIGLAAKMAGDEIAIYASTGEGSSNQGDFHEGINFASVHKLPVVFVIHNNQYAISVPASKQYAAEKLSDRAIGYGIPGERVDGTNMGEVYAAFKRAADRARNGEGPTLIETVSYRFTPHSSDDDDSSYRSREEVDEAKGKDPLKIFQAELLEEGYLTEEKIAEIEKNIAKEVNEATDYAESAAYAEPESSLLYVYDEEANS